One Clostridium sp. CM027 genomic window carries:
- a CDS encoding PRC-barrel domain-containing protein, with protein MFKSRDFIFMNVVSMDGKKIGFIRDLLMDFNKGKVIGFVISPYKLFHKNLSVLKEDIIYFNKHMVVKKVEKNKYLCLHSFINMDVIDKCSNVFGMVEDITFSCDTFEIKGIIVSSGFITNLLRGKRIMLINELILGEENILYIPNFDESCFKSMPHNFFVEGKADEKN; from the coding sequence ATGTTTAAAAGCAGAGATTTTATATTTATGAATGTTGTTAGTATGGATGGCAAGAAAATTGGGTTTATCAGAGATTTGTTAATGGATTTTAATAAAGGAAAGGTAATCGGATTTGTAATATCTCCTTATAAACTTTTCCATAAAAATTTAAGTGTATTAAAAGAAGACATCATATATTTTAATAAGCATATGGTAGTTAAAAAAGTAGAGAAAAATAAATATCTATGTTTACATAGCTTTATTAATATGGATGTAATAGATAAATGTAGCAATGTATTTGGTATGGTGGAGGATATTACTTTTTCATGTGATACATTTGAAATAAAAGGAATTATAGTGTCTTCTGGATTTATTACAAATTTACTTAGAGGGAAAAGAATAATGCTAATAAATGAACTAATACTTGGAGAAGAAAATATTCTCTACATTCCCAATTTTGATGAATCATGTTTTAAAAGTATGCCACATAACTTCTTTGTGGAGGGAAAAGCCGATGAAAAAAATTAG